Proteins co-encoded in one Neofelis nebulosa isolate mNeoNeb1 chromosome 2, mNeoNeb1.pri, whole genome shotgun sequence genomic window:
- the LOC131493163 gene encoding proline-rich protein 9, whose protein sequence is MSFNEQQCKQPCVPPPCLQKSQEQCQANAEEVCLPPCQDPCQEKCPVQVQEVCLPQCQGLCQESCPQQSQDQCPSQCVEPCQELSQTKCVEVCPQKVQEKCLPPGKGK, encoded by the coding sequence ATGTCCTTTAATGAACAGCAGTGCAagcagccatgtgtgcctcctccATGTCTTCAAAAGTCCCAAGAGCAGTGCCAGGCAAATGCTGAGGAAGTGTGCCTTCCCCCATGCCAGGACCCCTGCCAGGAGAAGTGCCCAGTGCAAGTTCAGGAGGTTTGTCTTCCTCAGTGCCAGGGATTGTGCCAAGAAAGTTGCCCACAGCAAAGCCAAGACCAATGCCCATCTCAGTGTGTGGAGCCATGCCAGGAGCTATCTCAGACAAAATGTGTGGAAGTTTGTCCACAGAAAGTCCAGGAGAAGTGCTTGCCCCCTGGCAAGGGAAAGTAA